In a single window of the Patescibacteria group bacterium genome:
- a CDS encoding KamA family radical SAM protein: protein MLAEKISDHLKKLATTSSAIKKQFFISKWELHAKEDKLSSSDPLLEDEYTKIRGLIYKYSGRVLILLTLSCASYCRFCTRRRCVSEIEKGILTKEDINRMADYIQKHQEIKEVILSGGDPLTVPELLKYALKVFSALPQIKIIRIGTRAPVSNPKLVNDSLIRVIKKIKQPVYIGIHFEHPDELTKETIEACEKLRKAGAILYSQSVFLKGVNDSYKVLYELFSRLIEIGVKPYYLYRCDPVKGIEHFRVPFEKEIKIATKLRKNLSGLAWPTYVIDTPNGSGKIPVPLEFWEFNKKEFRDFLGERHKVI, encoded by the coding sequence ATGCTCGCAGAAAAAATTTCAGACCACCTAAAAAAATTAGCGACAACGAGTTCAGCAATCAAGAAACAGTTTTTTATCTCGAAATGGGAACTTCATGCTAAAGAAGATAAATTAAGCTCGTCCGATCCTTTATTAGAAGATGAATATACAAAAATACGCGGCCTGATTTACAAGTATTCGGGTCGCGTTTTGATTTTATTAACGCTTTCTTGCGCTTCTTATTGCCGTTTTTGCACGCGGCGACGTTGTGTTTCAGAAATTGAGAAGGGGATTTTAACAAAAGAAGATATAAATCGAATGGCTGATTATATTCAAAAACATCAGGAAATTAAAGAAGTTATTTTGTCTGGCGGCGATCCTTTAACAGTCCCCGAGCTTTTAAAATATGCATTAAAAGTTTTTTCGGCTTTGCCGCAAATAAAAATTATTCGGATTGGGACGCGGGCACCAGTTTCTAATCCAAAATTAGTTAACGATTCGCTAATAAGAGTTATTAAAAAAATAAAACAACCAGTTTATATTGGAATTCATTTTGAGCACCCTGATGAATTAACCAAAGAAACAATTGAGGCTTGCGAAAAATTACGCAAAGCGGGCGCGATTTTGTATAGTCAGAGTGTTTTTCTTAAAGGCGTTAATGATTCTTATAAAGTTTTGTATGAATTGTTTTCGCGTTTGATAGAAATTGGAGTGAAACCTTATTATTTGTATCGCTGCGATCCAGTAAAAGGCATTGAACATTTTCGGGTGCCGTTTGAAAAAGAAATTAAAATTGCCACGAAGTTGAGAAAAAATTTATCGGGGTTGGCTTGGCCAACTTATGTTATTGATACGCCGAACGGCAGCGGAAAAATTCCTGTGCCTTTGGAGTTTTGGGAATTTAATAAAAAAGAATTTAGAGATTTTTTGGGGGAAAGGCATAAGGTTATTTAA
- a CDS encoding ferredoxin, translating to MKKIKINQKKCLGCGTCTFIYPEMFEINNEGKAEVKKIEKIDEEKLKEAIESCPVEAIEVEKK from the coding sequence ATGAAAAAGATAAAAATAAATCAAAAAAAATGTTTGGGTTGCGGCACGTGCACTTTTATTTATCCAGAAATGTTTGAAATAAATAATGAGGGTAAAGCAGAAGTTAAAAAAATTGAAAAAATTGACGAGGAAAAATTAAAAGAAGCTATTGAATCTTGCCCAGTTGAAGCCATTGAAGTTGAGAAAAAATAA
- a CDS encoding reverse transcriptase/maturase family protein, translated as MFDKICSFQNLYSAYLKARKAKRYRPYILEFNFNLEENLLNLQKDLLNLTYQPGPYRQFTVCDSKKRLIKAPAFRDRIIHHALCNVIEPIFDRGFIFDSYACRKNKGTHRAVKRLGNFIKSLKTRLGESTTSVETYCLKCDVSKYFENIDHNLLLGFIAKKIKDKRVFWLIKRIIESDSPGIPIGNLTSQLFANIYLNELDQFIKHYLREKYYLRYMDDFLILDINKKRLHQIKRQIQKFLRDKLRLELHPKKANIFPINKGIDFLGYKIFFNYRLLRKNTVKRFIRRLKKHQQQLKNNLIKINDFKKTFYSWLVYAQFGKSWRLIKDLKFKERLCSIHNARYILY; from the coding sequence ATGTTTGATAAAATCTGCTCTTTTCAAAATTTATACTCAGCTTATTTAAAAGCGCGAAAAGCCAAAAGATATCGGCCTTATATTTTAGAATTCAATTTTAATTTAGAAGAAAATTTACTGAATCTCCAAAAAGATTTATTAAACTTGACTTATCAGCCAGGACCATATCGTCAATTCACTGTTTGTGATTCTAAAAAGCGGCTCATTAAGGCGCCGGCGTTTCGTGACCGCATCATCCATCACGCTTTATGCAATGTCATTGAGCCGATTTTTGACCGAGGATTTATTTTCGACAGTTATGCTTGCAGGAAAAATAAAGGCACCCATCGGGCAGTTAAAAGATTGGGGAATTTCATTAAATCATTAAAAACGCGTTTGGGGGAAAGTACGACCAGTGTCGAAACTTATTGCCTTAAATGCGATGTTTCCAAATATTTTGAAAATATAGACCATAATCTTTTGTTAGGTTTTATTGCAAAGAAAATTAAAGATAAGAGAGTTTTCTGGTTGATTAAACGAATTATTGAAAGCGATTCGCCGGGGATACCCATTGGCAATTTAACCAGCCAGCTTTTCGCCAATATTTATTTGAACGAATTAGACCAGTTCATAAAACATTATTTAAGAGAAAAGTATTATCTTCGCTATATGGACGATTTTTTAATTTTAGATATCAATAAAAAGCGATTGCATCAAATTAAGCGCCAAATTCAAAAATTTTTAAGAGATAAATTAAGATTAGAATTACACCCCAAAAAAGCCAATATTTTTCCGATAAATAAAGGAATTGATTTTTTGGGTTATAAAATATTTTTTAATTATCGTTTGCTGCGCAAAAATACCGTTAAACGTTTTATTAGAAGATTAAAAAAACATCAACAACAATTAAAAAATAATTTAATAAAAATTAATGATTTTAAAAAAACATTTTACTCTTGGTTGGTTTATGCTCAATTTGGAAAATCTTGGCGATTAATAAAAGATTTAAAGTTTAAAGAAAGACTTTGTTCAATACATAATGCCAGATATATATTATATTAG
- a CDS encoding translation elongation factor-like protein has translation MPKKTKTTSKSKKSNKKSKSKTKIVKSKAKTQKKEKLVGVVTHYFDKISVAALKLKAPLSIGDKILFRSHLGDLFEQEVTSMQIEHEPVKKAKKGDEVGIKVIQKVHEGNEIYLVE, from the coding sequence ATGCCTAAAAAAACCAAAACCACATCAAAAAGCAAAAAATCAAACAAAAAATCTAAAAGCAAGACCAAAATTGTAAAATCCAAAGCAAAAACCCAGAAAAAAGAAAAATTAGTAGGTGTTGTTACACATTATTTTGACAAAATTAGTGTAGCGGCTTTAAAATTAAAAGCCCCTTTATCTATAGGTGATAAAATTCTCTTCCGCAGTCATTTAGGAGATTTATTTGAACAAGAAGTTACCTCAATGCAAATTGAACACGAACCAGTTAAAAAAGCCAAAAAAGGCGATGAGGTTGGAATTAAAGTTATTCAAAAAGTACACGAAGGAAATGAGATTTATTTAGTCGAATAA
- a CDS encoding L-threonylcarbamoyladenylate synthase, with protein sequence MAEILNGYSSKNIKKAAQLLKKGEPVVFPTETVYGLGAIAYHKKSVAKIFEIKERPFFDPIIVHIANLKQLEEVAEVKDERVNILIQHFWPGPLTLILPKKKKIPYLVTAGLETVGVRMPQNIMALSLIEEVGMPIAAPSANKFSQLSPTRAEHVEKQIGDRVKIILDGGKTIFGVESTILLMEETPVVLRAGGLAIEEIKKVIGPVLMKKKLDDKVLAPGNLKTHYAPQKPLVIVNNEEEIQQFKEKRKIGFLAFQKIKNKKLFVDYKILSPKGDLKEAASNFFDCLHQLDEGPSEIIFAEKVEEVGLGKAIMERLIKAAHK encoded by the coding sequence ATGGCGGAAATTCTTAATGGTTATTCTTCAAAAAATATCAAAAAAGCTGCTCAATTATTAAAAAAAGGAGAGCCAGTAGTTTTTCCAACGGAAACGGTTTATGGTTTGGGAGCGATTGCTTATCATAAAAAATCAGTGGCGAAAATTTTTGAAATAAAAGAAAGACCATTTTTTGACCCAATTATTGTTCATATTGCTAATTTAAAACAATTGGAAGAGGTGGCTGAGGTAAAAGATGAAAGAGTAAATATTTTAATTCAACATTTTTGGCCAGGTCCTTTAACTTTAATTTTGCCTAAAAAGAAAAAAATTCCTTATTTAGTAACAGCAGGTTTAGAAACAGTGGGAGTAAGAATGCCACAGAATATTATGGCTTTGTCTTTGATTGAAGAAGTGGGAATGCCTATTGCAGCGCCAAGCGCTAACAAATTTTCTCAATTAAGTCCAACGCGCGCGGAACACGTTGAAAAACAAATCGGCGATAGAGTTAAAATTATTTTAGATGGCGGAAAAACAATTTTTGGCGTTGAGTCAACAATTTTATTAATGGAAGAAACGCCTGTTGTTTTGCGCGCAGGTGGATTAGCGATTGAGGAAATTAAAAAAGTTATTGGCCCAGTTTTAATGAAAAAAAAGTTAGACGATAAAGTATTGGCGCCAGGGAATTTAAAAACGCATTACGCTCCGCAAAAGCCGCTTGTTATTGTTAATAACGAAGAAGAAATTCAGCAATTTAAAGAAAAAAGAAAAATAGGATTTTTGGCTTTTCAAAAAATAAAGAATAAAAAATTATTTGTAGATTATAAAATTTTATCGCCAAAAGGAGATTTGAAAGAAGCAGCGAGTAATTTTTTTGATTGTCTTCATCAATTAGACGAAGGGCCGTCTGAAATAATTTTTGCTGAAAAAGTAGAAGAAGTTGGGTTGGGTAAAGCAATTATGGAAAGATTAATCAAAGCAGCCCACAAGTGA
- a CDS encoding DUF192 domain-containing protein, whose product MFQSKTMIILAIVLIILLIIGVYFVLKKEVVEINFGKKNLTVKAEVAETLWEQTRGLMGRKHLGEFEGMLFVFTDEAPRSFWMKNTYIPLDLIFISQEKKIVEIKRNFEPCQESNCPVYRSQASAKYVLEVNGGFCEKHQIEVGDELDFSF is encoded by the coding sequence ATGTTTCAATCAAAAACAATGATTATTCTTGCTATTGTTTTAATAATTTTATTAATTATTGGCGTTTATTTTGTTTTAAAAAAAGAAGTTGTTGAAATAAATTTTGGAAAGAAAAATTTAACAGTGAAAGCGGAGGTGGCGGAAACATTATGGGAACAAACGAGGGGGTTGATGGGAAGAAAACATTTGGGAGAATTTGAAGGAATGCTTTTTGTTTTTACTGATGAAGCGCCAAGAAGTTTTTGGATGAAAAACACTTATATTCCATTGGATTTAATTTTTATTTCTCAAGAGAAAAAAATAGTAGAAATTAAGCGGAATTTTGAGCCTTGTCAGGAAAGTAATTGTCCTGTCTATCGCTCGCAAGCTTCAGCAAAATATGTTTTGGAGGTGAATGGTGGTTTTTGTGAAAAGCATCAGATTGAGGTTGGCGACGAATTAGATTTTTCATTTTAG
- a CDS encoding four helix bundle protein — translation MLNDLIVFQKTYDFYVWQKTIILHLAKVHKYSLGIQLENETLNLLKQIVKANLSRTAKKEEIENCLVSLEIIKVLIRVGHEFNREGGISLKNYQLASEKLAEIGKLLGGWLKNFSGRAL, via the coding sequence ATGTTAAACGATTTGATTGTTTTTCAAAAGACCTATGATTTTTACGTTTGGCAAAAAACTATTATTCTTCATCTAGCCAAAGTTCATAAATATAGTTTGGGTATCCAATTAGAAAACGAAACATTAAATCTTTTAAAACAGATAGTCAAAGCAAATTTAAGCCGAACAGCCAAAAAAGAAGAAATAGAAAATTGTTTAGTATCTTTGGAAATTATTAAAGTTTTGATAAGGGTCGGCCACGAATTTAACAGAGAAGGCGGGATTAGTTTGAAAAATTATCAACTAGCATCAGAGAAACTTGCAGAAATCGGAAAATTGTTGGGTGGCTGGTTGAAAAATTTCAGCGGCCGGGCGCTTTAA
- a CDS encoding 1-acyl-sn-glycerol-3-phosphate acyltransferase, which produces MLFYKLLYFFVYSLIRPRLEKIEGLENLPKDGGFLIIANHQNNYDPPIIAAALYAYFKMYLLPKKKKVFFIGAKHLQKNFLKYHVISTILTLGMDSIGYLPAARESLIKAVKLINEGNIVVIFPEGHRNPFSSLKKGKRGAAVIALISGCQIIPIGCFGPSTYGFKEGVIGFFAKKEIRIGKPFQLEIKNQKEIDENPQFLIEATNRIMTEIAKVANKTYQQVLF; this is translated from the coding sequence ATGTTATTCTATAAACTACTCTATTTTTTTGTTTATTCCTTAATCAGACCGAGATTAGAAAAAATTGAGGGATTGGAAAATTTACCAAAAGACGGAGGATTTTTAATTATTGCTAATCATCAGAATAATTATGATCCGCCAATAATAGCTGCTGCTCTTTATGCCTACTTTAAAATGTATCTTTTACCTAAAAAGAAAAAGGTTTTCTTTATTGGTGCCAAGCATCTCCAGAAAAATTTTCTTAAATATCATGTAATAAGCACAATATTAACGCTCGGAATGGATAGTATTGGCTATTTGCCAGCAGCGCGCGAAAGTTTAATCAAGGCTGTTAAATTAATTAACGAAGGAAATATAGTGGTTATTTTCCCAGAAGGCCATCGAAATCCCTTTTCCTCTTTAAAAAAAGGAAAAAGGGGGGCGGCGGTAATAGCTTTAATAAGTGGTTGTCAGATTATTCCTATCGGATGTTTTGGACCGAGCACTTATGGATTTAAAGAGGGTGTTATCGGATTCTTTGCGAAAAAAGAAATTCGAATTGGCAAACCATTTCAACTCGAAATAAAAAATCAAAAAGAAATTGATGAAAATCCCCAGTTTTTAATTGAAGCTACCAATCGGATAATGACTGAAATTGCAAAAGTAGCAAATAAAACATATCAACAGGTCCTTTTTTAA
- a CDS encoding CCA tRNA nucleotidyltransferase, with protein sequence MKIPQEILAIIKKFEESPQKFEVYLVGGCVRDLLLSREPKDWDLTTNATPSEIQKLFPKSFYENQFGTVSVITDSEKESLKIVEITPFRLEGKYSDKRHPDEIKFAKTLKEDLARRDFTINAMALQVNTSTLKTKLIDYFGGEKDLKDKIIRAVGDPEKRFNEDALRLMRAVRCAVELDFEIEEKTQRAIVELANNLAYISRERIRDELIKILMCENAAKGIQLLYELKLLPYVIKELEEGVNSIGVTKKLKEHIKYEKLTTFEHLLKTLDYAAKNNFNLETRLAALLHDIAKPRTKEGEGLEATFKGHERLGAKMVKEILMRLHFSNKVIDKVVKLVRWHFFFYDVDKVTPAGVRRLIRNVGAENIDDLLKLREADRSGSGLPKISSYRLRHLRYMIEKVKKDPIEPKMLEVKGNDVMEILNIPPSPKVGWVLNILLEEVLEDPQKNKRDYLLKRIEELKEKDEGELQKMAEEAKRRIEAIEEDVDQQIRKKYNV encoded by the coding sequence ATGAAAATTCCCCAAGAAATTTTAGCCATTATTAAAAAGTTTGAAGAAAGCCCTCAAAAATTTGAGGTTTATTTGGTTGGTGGCTGTGTGAGGGATTTGTTGCTTTCGCGCGAGCCAAAAGATTGGGATTTAACAACGAATGCCACACCTTCTGAGATCCAAAAATTATTTCCAAAAAGTTTTTATGAAAATCAATTTGGCACGGTTTCAGTGATTACTGATTCGGAAAAAGAAAGTTTAAAAATTGTTGAGATTACTCCCTTTCGTTTGGAAGGAAAATATTCTGATAAACGCCATCCTGATGAAATTAAATTTGCTAAAACTTTGAAGGAGGATTTAGCGCGCCGCGATTTTACAATTAATGCAATGGCGCTTCAGGTTAATACTTCGACATTAAAAACAAAATTGATTGATTATTTTGGCGGCGAGAAGGATTTAAAAGATAAAATTATTCGAGCCGTAGGCGATCCAGAAAAAAGATTTAATGAGGATGCTTTAAGGTTAATGAGGGCAGTGCGTTGCGCTGTTGAGTTAGATTTTGAAATTGAAGAAAAAACTCAAAGAGCGATTGTGGAATTAGCCAATAATTTAGCTTATATTTCTCGCGAAAGAATTCGTGATGAATTAATAAAGATTTTAATGTGCGAAAATGCAGCCAAAGGGATTCAATTGCTTTATGAATTAAAATTATTGCCTTATGTAATAAAGGAATTAGAAGAAGGAGTTAATAGTATCGGAGTAACAAAAAAACTAAAAGAGCATATTAAATACGAAAAATTAACGACCTTTGAACATTTATTAAAGACTTTAGATTATGCCGCAAAAAATAATTTTAATTTAGAGACTCGTTTAGCAGCTTTGCTCCATGATATTGCCAAACCTCGGACTAAAGAAGGAGAAGGATTAGAAGCGACTTTTAAAGGACACGAACGATTGGGGGCAAAAATGGTAAAAGAAATTTTAATGCGATTGCATTTTTCAAATAAAGTTATTGATAAAGTAGTAAAATTAGTACGTTGGCATTTCTTCTTTTATGATGTAGACAAAGTAACGCCAGCTGGTGTAAGGCGATTGATTAGAAATGTTGGCGCAGAAAATATTGATGATTTATTAAAATTACGCGAAGCTGATCGGAGCGGATCGGGATTGCCAAAAATTTCTTCATATCGGCTCAGGCATTTGCGTTATATGATTGAAAAAGTAAAAAAAGACCCGATTGAACCAAAAATGTTAGAAGTAAAAGGTAATGATGTAATGGAAATTTTAAATATTCCGCCATCACCCAAAGTTGGTTGGGTTTTAAATATTCTTTTAGAAGAAGTTTTGGAAGATCCTCAAAAAAATAAAAGAGATTATTTATTAAAACGGATAGAAGAATTAAAAGAAAAAGATGAAGGGGAATTACAAAAAATGGCTGAAGAGGCAAAACGGCGGATTGAAGCAATAGAAGAAGATGTTGACCAGCAAATAAGAAAAAAATACAATGTTTAA
- a CDS encoding iron-sulfur cluster assembly scaffold protein yields MTNKKKQKKEIDILSGAPWVYSKKVRQHFLRPKNFMKFGEEEKFKYNALGMVGSPACGDVMKFWLWIDPKTEKIKKCRWRTFGCASAIASTSVLSEMITKNGGMKIEEARKITPDDIIKELGGLPAIKYHCSVLGDKALRDAINDYYRRTKQYDKIEPEGSRIVDKVLKITERDIEKAVLEGATTLEEVQAKTKVGLGDSKCLPLVKELIRFYKEKYNL; encoded by the coding sequence ATGACAAACAAAAAGAAACAAAAAAAAGAAATTGATATTTTAAGCGGCGCACCTTGGGTTTACAGCAAAAAAGTTCGCCAACATTTTCTCCGCCCAAAAAATTTTATGAAATTCGGAGAAGAAGAAAAATTTAAATATAACGCTTTAGGAATGGTGGGTAGTCCCGCTTGCGGCGATGTAATGAAATTTTGGTTATGGATTGACCCAAAAACAGAAAAAATTAAAAAATGCCGCTGGCGAACTTTTGGCTGCGCTTCAGCTATTGCTTCAACTTCGGTTTTATCAGAAATGATTACCAAAAACGGCGGAATGAAAATTGAGGAAGCGCGCAAAATCACGCCTGATGATATAATTAAAGAATTAGGAGGTTTGCCCGCTATTAAATATCACTGCTCAGTTTTGGGTGATAAAGCTTTGCGCGATGCTATTAATGATTATTACCGCCGAACAAAACAATACGATAAAATTGAACCAGAAGGCAGCCGCATTGTTGATAAAGTTTTAAAAATTACCGAACGCGATATTGAAAAAGCAGTTCTTGAAGGCGCTACAACTTTGGAAGAAGTACAAGCAAAAACCAAAGTTGGATTAGGTGATTCAAAATGTCTTCCTTTAGTTAAAGAACTTATTCGTTTTTACAAAGAAAAATACAATTTATAG
- a CDS encoding LOG family protein: protein MEIFKPKIKIAISGAAETGLCSPQAMEMSMELGRELVKHDCVVVTGATTGAPYWVAKAAKEAGGIVIGLSPAISEQEHVKKYHLPIDYHDLIIYTGSGYAGRNLLLTRAADAVITICGRIGTLNEFTVAFEENKLTGVLEGTGGISDMLKEIIEKARRGPGKVIFNSNPKELVEQLIEAIHKEKKTNNHF, encoded by the coding sequence ATGGAAATTTTTAAACCAAAAATCAAAATTGCCATTTCCGGCGCTGCCGAAACTGGTCTTTGTAGTCCCCAAGCAATGGAAATGTCTATGGAATTGGGACGGGAATTAGTTAAACATGATTGTGTTGTTGTAACAGGTGCCACAACAGGTGCTCCTTATTGGGTGGCTAAAGCCGCCAAAGAAGCAGGGGGAATTGTTATAGGTTTATCACCTGCTATTTCCGAACAAGAACATGTTAAAAAATATCATCTTCCAATTGATTATCACGATTTAATTATCTATACTGGGTCGGGATACGCAGGACGCAATTTACTTTTAACCCGCGCTGCTGATGCTGTTATAACTATTTGCGGTCGTATTGGTACATTAAACGAATTTACTGTCGCATTTGAAGAAAACAAACTCACAGGAGTTCTAGAAGGAACAGGTGGTATTTCAGATATGCTTAAAGAAATTATTGAAAAAGCACGTCGCGGACCCGGCAAAGTAATTTTTAATAGTAACCCGAAAGAATTAGTAGAACAATTAATTGAAGCTATCCATAAAGAAAAGAAAACAAACAATCATTTTTAA
- a CDS encoding DUF6485 family protein, with the protein MNCQKEKNLKDCPCSYPSCPRKGICCECIRHHRENNELPACYFSEEAEKSYDRSIERFIEDIKKLGHY; encoded by the coding sequence ATGAATTGTCAAAAAGAGAAAAATTTAAAAGATTGCCCGTGTAGTTATCCTTCTTGTCCGAGAAAGGGGATTTGTTGCGAATGTATCAGGCATCATCGGGAAAACAATGAGTTGCCAGCTTGTTATTTTTCAGAAGAAGCAGAGAAGAGTTATGACCGCTCTATTGAAAGGTTTATTGAAGATATTAAAAAACTAGGTCATTATTAG
- a CDS encoding type II secretion system GspH family protein has translation MHIKRKIERKNYVSYNIQNSQFAPPIPLMRFTIKDKRIVIKRFFLTKTSSSFTLIELLIVIAILAVLMSVIVVSLNPAEMLKRTRDVRRQADLKAINSALLIYSVSNPNGFFGSSTIVYISIPSNYSNCSDLGLPPLPSGWSYHCSNADNYRKIDGSGWIPVNFNSLDVGAPISALPIDPINSTTSGNYYTYVTGGSWELTALFESQKYRQESAPADGGDVVNGFEVGNNLTLTPIIFPHNWIKVPGSSLYGTNDFWVMQFEAKYSKTGSGADDAGACYYTSGYDTWDWGKTGTDCPSSWSNTNVVSSPYGSPIAGVSHNEAKAICQSLGGHLITNQEWMTIVRNAEQVEENWSGGSVGSGCLFRGNVGSNDACGYDGANPEKGINRNPKAKLILSNNEEIWDMAGNVWEHVMKDLNDTLVNNHPTILSDNTWKWSEHTASWTSYGDLSYNEIRPSNSSWNVNQGMGRIYHYDGYYSGRVLLRGGYWDGGDSAGALTLYLILGRDDSEQPCGVSLRPLIPVRYLRISRGEGVLVI, from the coding sequence TTGCATATTAAAAGAAAAATTGAAAGAAAAAATTATGTAAGTTATAATATCCAAAATAGTCAATTTGCCCCTCCTATTCCCCTTATGCGATTTACTATTAAAGATAAGCGAATAGTAATCAAGAGATTTTTTCTCACTAAAACCTCTTCTTCTTTCACCCTCATTGAACTTTTAATTGTTATCGCTATTTTAGCTGTGTTAATGTCTGTGATTGTTGTTAGCTTGAATCCCGCAGAAATGTTGAAAAGAACCAGAGATGTGAGACGCCAGGCAGATTTAAAAGCTATTAACTCAGCTTTATTAATTTATTCTGTTTCCAATCCTAATGGTTTTTTTGGTTCTTCCACCATTGTTTATATCTCCATCCCTTCTAACTATTCTAATTGTTCTGATTTGGGCTTACCGCCACTTCCCTCAGGTTGGTCTTATCATTGTTCAAACGCTGATAATTACCGAAAAATTGATGGCAGCGGTTGGATTCCAGTTAACTTTAATTCTTTAGATGTTGGCGCTCCTATTTCTGCTTTGCCCATTGACCCCATTAATTCAACCACTTCAGGCAATTATTATACTTATGTTACCGGTGGTTCTTGGGAATTAACCGCTCTTTTTGAATCACAAAAATATCGCCAAGAAAGCGCTCCCGCTGATGGCGGAGATGTGGTGAATGGTTTTGAGGTCGGCAATAATTTAACCCTCACTCCCATTATCTTTCCTCACAACTGGATTAAAGTGCCGGGCAGTTCTCTTTACGGCACCAATGATTTCTGGGTGATGCAATTTGAAGCTAAATACTCTAAAACCGGTTCTGGCGCTGATGATGCTGGAGCTTGTTATTATACTTCTGGCTACGATACCTGGGATTGGGGCAAAACCGGAACCGACTGTCCGTCTTCTTGGTCAAACACTAATGTCGTTTCCTCTCCTTATGGTTCGCCGATTGCCGGTGTTAGTCATAATGAAGCCAAAGCCATTTGTCAATCATTAGGCGGTCATCTGATAACTAATCAAGAATGGATGACCATTGTCAGAAATGCTGAGCAAGTGGAAGAGAATTGGTCAGGTGGTTCGGTTGGTTCTGGCTGTCTTTTTCGGGGTAATGTCGGTTCTAACGATGCCTGCGGCTATGATGGCGCTAACCCGGAAAAGGGAATTAATCGCAATCCCAAAGCCAAATTAATTCTTTCCAATAATGAAGAAATCTGGGATATGGCGGGCAATGTTTGGGAACATGTAATGAAAGATTTAAATGATACTCTGGTCAATAACCATCCTACCATTCTTTCCGACAACACCTGGAAGTGGTCAGAACATACAGCCAGCTGGACTAGTTATGGTGATCTTTCTTACAATGAAATCAGACCTTCCAATTCTTCTTGGAACGTCAATCAAGGAATGGGCAGGATTTATCATTATGATGGTTATTACAGCGGCCGTGTTCTGCTTCGCGGCGGGTATTGGGATGGTGGTGACAGTGCCGGGGCGTTGACGCTGTACTTGATATTGGGACGCGACGACTCAGAGCAGCCCTGTGGGGTTTCGCTGCGCCCGCTGATCCCCGTGAGATACCTCCGTATCTCACGGGGTGAAGGGGTTTTGGTAATTTAA